A window of Betaproteobacteria bacterium genomic DNA:
GCCAAATGTGTACCTGAGCGATCTGGATCTCGAAAAAGCACTGGCGGCCGAATCTGATCCGGACCTTGGCTGCAGGCCACGCTTTACCAGCGTGGCTTCGCCCGCTGGTTCCCGGGCCTGAGCCACACCGTTATGCCGCAGGGTGGCTACCCGAGTTTGACATACCATATAAGGTCTAGGCACAATGCCATGTGGCAAATCTTGGAGCACCGCCGTGTCGACAAGCAGCTTGAGGCTGCGCCCGTAGAGGTTCTGAAACGGTACGAGAAGTGGAAGGATATCGCCGCGCTGTCCGGACCCCGGGGGTTACGGTTGATCAAAGGCTTCCACGATGAAGCGCTTTCGGGCCAATGGCAGGGTTATCGCTCCTCGCGCCTTGGACTGCAGTGGCGGGTGATCTACTGGGTGAACGCTTCCGAAGTGCTGTTTCAGATCGCCTCGGTTATCGCTCATGACTATCGGAGGCCGTGAATGAAGGAATATCGTCCCGCCAAGAAGCGCGTCTCTGTCTCGGTGGGGGAATCTGTACGCATCGTGCGTGAACTCCAAGAGCTGAGCCAGAACCAATTGGCCTCGCTTTCTGGGATTCCGCAGACGACGATTTCGGCGATTGAGAATGGACGTGTCCGCCTAGGAGTGGAGCGTGCGAAGGCGCTCGCTCGCGCTCTCAAGTGCCATCCAGGAGTATTAGTCTTCCCCGGTTGGGAACTGCCTTCAGAAGCTGCGGCTTAACCGTGCCTTGCGGCGGACATTGGAAAGCGGCACTCCGCTTGCTTTCTCCTGCCGCTGAAGGCAATCGTTGCGCGTCTGGATACGCGCCGCCCGTGACCGTCGGACGACAGCGGCGCTTCGTCTGCGGTTGCGCGACAAGTTTGCAAGAGACATCCGCGACAGCTCGCTGCATTATTGTTTCTGGTGCTCATCGCAGGGTACCGAAGTCCGCCGCAACGTCAAACCTTTGAACCGCGATTCCTACAACAAGATCGCGCACGAATGGACTGCTGCTCGTGCGGGATTTTACGGGCGTGAGCGGGAGTATCTGGACATGCTCCTTTCCGGGCTCGCGCAGGGATCATTCATTCTCGATCTGGGCTGCGGTACAGGCCGCCCGATGGCCGAGTACGTCATCCGATCGAAGCCTCGCACATAGGCATGCGCATCGAGTTGGCCTTACCCCGGATGAAGCGTACTAACGCCGCGTAAGCACGGCATCGCTTCCCAACTGCCGCTCCAGGCAAGCGAAGTAGCCCATCTTGTCGCCGCTGCACGAAGCGTAAACCCGGTTGCGGGCCTCGCAATGTGCGCGCAGCCGCGCCTGCAGCTTGCCGCAGTCGGCGCGCGCGGGCTGCGGGGTGCGGGCCATGTGGCTGCGCAAACAGACGTCGACGTCGGGGTAGAGGTTGCGCTTGCGGCACTCGACGATGGCCGAGTTGCGATGCAGGCACAACGGCTGATCGACTGCCGTGTAGCCGCTACATGGAATCACCCGCGGCTGCGACCGCTTGGCCGCGGCGATGCCTGCATCCTTCGATTGCGCTTGCACGCACAGCCGCAGCGCTTCGCCGCTCTTGCCTTCGCAGCTCTCGGCGCGAGCGGGCGCCGTCGTCGGGGCGGCTGCAGCGGCCGGGACGGTGGGTGCGGTGGGAAACGCGTCCGGATTCAACCGCCCACCGGCTGCCAGGCAGCGGCGCAACGCCTCGCCGCTTCGCCCCGTACAGTCCTCGGCCGGCGCGCGCGGGGGTACGAATGCGGGTGCAACCGGCGTAACCACCGAAGATGATGTCGATCGCTTGGTCGGGGACGCCTTGGCAGCGTCCTGCGAGGGCGCCGGGCCGCCGGAGCGCGCGGCCGCCTCGATGCAGCGGATCAATTCCGGGCCGGCCTTGTTTTCGCAGATGTCGCGTTCGGCGCTCCAGGCAGGCCCCGCCAACGCCGTAATCGCCACGAGGGCGCAGAGCGCATTCACCCACGCTGCCGCCATCCCGGTTGCCGCCCTCCCGCCGCAGTTGTCCAAGGCCGATCCTAAAGAAATGGGCCCGGTCCGTCGTAGTCAGGACCGAAGGAGCCCAGTATAGGCCACGGTAATCGCCGCGCAACGCCGCACAGGACCCGGTTCTCCCGGCTATTCGGGATACCGGGCGGTACTGGTTCGCGTGCCCGGGCCGTGGCATTCATGCGCCCATGGATCTGACTCGCAGCCGCACCCTGGTCATCGACGACCACCCCGGAATGCTCGCCTCGCTTTCGCGTGCGCTGGAGGCATGCGGCATCCGCAGTCCGCACGCGGTGCGCAGCGCCCGGGAGGCAGTGGCGCGGCTGCGCAACATGCGCTACGACATCGTCCTGGCCGATTTCGACCTGGGGCTCGGTCCCGACGGGCAGCAGCTGCTCGAGTACTGCCGCAACGAGCATCTGCTCGCGCCCACGGCGGTGTTCATGATGGTGACCGCCGAGCGCGCCTACGACCGCGTGATGTCGGCCGCCGAGCTCGCGCCCGACGATTACCTGGTCAAGCCGTTTACCGAGGAAACGCTGCGTTTGCGCCTGGTGCGAGCGCTGGAGCGCAAGAAAAAGCTGGCCGAGATCCACGAATTGCGCGCGAGCGGCCAACACGAGGCCCTGCTGCAGGCGTGCGATCGTCTGATCGGCACCGAGCCGAGGTTTGCGTTCGACCTGGCGCGTATCAAGGGCGACGCGCTGCTCGCGCTCGCGCGTCACGGCGAAGCGCAGGCGGTATTCGAGCAGGTTTTGCACGCGCGCGCGGTGCCGTGGGCACGTCTTGGGATGGCGCGTGCGGCTGCGGGCCTGGGTCGCTACGGAGAGGCGCGCTCGGTTCTGACCGAGCTCCTGGCCGACGCCCCGGAGTATCTGGCGGCTTACGACGAGCTGTCGCAACTGCACGGCCGTTGCGACAACGAGGACGATGCCAAGGCGGTGCTGCAGATGGCGCTGGAGGTTTCGCCCAACGCGGTCCATCGCCACAAGTCGATCGGCGCGCTCGCCTTGCGCGCCCACGACCTCGAAACGGCCGAGGCCGCCTACAGCGCAGTAGTGCGCAAAAGCCGGCACGGTTTTGCGCCGAATCCCGATGATCATCTGACGCTGTCGCGCATCTACATGGACCGCGCCAAGTACCCCCAGGCCCTGGACACGCTCGCAGAGGCGAAAAGAACTTTCCCCGGCTCCGCCACGGTGCAGGCATCCGCTTACGCCGTCGAGAGCCTCGTGCACAGCCGAGCCGAGAATCCGCGGGACGCGCGCAAGGCCCTGGACGAGGCGCTTGCCGCCGCCAATGCCGACGGCGTCGAGCTGGCGCGCGACATCGCGCTCGACCTGGCGCGGGCCTGCTACCTCAACAAGCGGGAGGCGGAGGGCGCGGCGCTGATGCGGCGGCTGGTATCGAACAACCACGACGATTCACAGCTGCTCGACCAGGTGCGGCGCATGTACCGCGATATCGATCGCGAGGAGCAGGGCGAAACGCTGGTGGAGCGTTGTGTCGACGATGCCGTACGCATCAACAACGAGGGCGTGGCGCTCGCGAAAAGCGGCGACCTGGACGGCGCGATCGAGCTGCTGGAGGAAGCGGCCGGAACGATGCCGGACAACGCGCACATCGTGATGAACGCCGCGCATGCGCTCGTCTCGCACATGCAGATGCACGGCCTGCAAGCCGACAAGCGCGAACGGGTGGAAGCCTATATGCGGCGGGTGCATCTGCGCCACCCCGAGCATCCGAAATACCTGCAGGTCGCGGAGCTCTACCGGCAGCTGCTGCAAGCCTTGCAGGCTGCGGCGTAGCGAGCGAGCCCATGACGGCCGAAGCGCCGAGCACGCGCGCCCTGATCGAATCGAATGCCAGGGAGGCAGCCGACCTGGTGGGGGAGCTTACGCTGCTGCTCGATCGCGCGCTGCCCGAAGCGCACGGTCTGCCGGCGGCACGCATGGTGACGCGCCGCCTGTCCGACCGGCTGGGCCAGGTCATGATGCTCGAGCGGCTCGCACGCGCGGGCGGCATCCGACCCGATGCGTGGTCCCCGATCGAGCTGGTGGAAGAGCTCGAGCACGAAGCGGTCTCGCTCGCCGGGAGCCGCATCGCCATCGACGTGCGCGCACCCGATCTGGTGCCGCAGTTCTGGTTCTTCGACCGCGAGCTGGTGAGCATGGCCTTGCACAACGCTCTGCACAGCGCGCTCGTGTACGCGTATTCGGCCGTAACGCTGGAATTTCGGATGAGCGACGGCTACCTCGGGTTCGGCATCCAGGACGATGCCGGCTCGTTTCCCGACGAGCTGCTGGTCGAAGCGCCATTGCGCGCGGAGCGCGGCGAGTGCAACGGCAACGCACTCGGCATCCATTTCTCCCGCCTGGTGGCCGCGGGCCACGTGAGCGGTGAGCGGTGCGGGCGCGTCGAGCTGGCCAATCGCGGCGGCGGCGGAACCTGCTTTACCTTGTGGCTGCCGTAGCCGAGATCGCCTCGGTCACTCTAGCGACCAGTCGGGCTTACGCTTCGCCATGAACGCGTTCACGCCTTCCAGTGCTTCGTCGGCGAGCATCTGACTGGTGATGAGCGCCGCCGCTTCCTCGTAGGCCTGCGCCATTCCCTGTTCGATCTGGCGGTAGAAGAAACGCTTGCCGCTCGCAAGCGCGTCCGGCGGTTTGGCAAGCAGCGTCTGCGCGAGCGCGTCGACCGCGGCATCGAGCTCGGCAGCCGCGACAACGCGATTGACAAGACCCCAGCGCAGCGCCGTTTCCGCATCGATGAACTCGCCCGTGAGCAGCATCTCGAGCGCCTGCTTGCGGCCGATGTTGCGCGAGAGCGCAACACCGGGCGTGGCGCAGAACAGGCCGTAGTTGATTCCGGACGTGGCAAAGCGGGCGTCGGCGGCCGCAACGGCCAGGTCGCACGCGGCGACCAGCTGACANNNNNNNNNNNNNNNNNNNNNNNNNNNNNNNNNNNNNNNNNNNNNNNNNNNNNNNNNNNNNNNNNNNNNNNNNNNNNNNNNNNNNNNNNNNNNNNNNNNNNNNNNNNNNNNNNNNNNNNNNNNNNNNNNNNNNNNNNNNNNNNNNNNNNNNNNNNNNNNNNNNNNNNNNNNNNNNNNNNNNNNNNNNNNNNNNNNNNNNNNNNNNNNNNNNNNNNNNNNNNNNNNNNNNNNNNNNNNNNNNNNNNNNNNNNNNNNNNNNNNNNNNNNNNNNNNNNNNNNNNNNNNNNNNNNNNNNNNNNNNNNNNNNNNNNNNNNNNNNNNNNNNNNNNNNNNNNNNNNNNNNNNNNNNNNNNNNNNNNNNNNNNNNNNNNNNNNNNNNNNNNNNNNNNNNNNNNNNNNNNNNNNNNNNNNNNNNNNNNNNNNNNNNNNNNNNNNNNNNNNNNNNNNNNNNNNNNNNNNNNNNNNNNNNNNNNNNNNNNNNNNNNNNNNNNNNNNNNNNNNNNNNNNNNNNNNNNNNNNNNNNNNNNNNNNNNNNNNNNNNNNNNNNNNNNNNNNNNNNNNNNNNNNNNNNNNNNNNNNNNNNNNNNNNNNNNNNNNNNNNNNNNNNNNNNNNNNNNNNNNNNNNNNNNNNNNNNNNNNNNNNNNNNNNNNNNNNNNNNNNNNNNNNNNNNNNNNNNNNNNNNNNNNNNNNNCAACCGCCTGCTCGCGATCATCGACAAGCGCCTGGAAAAACTCGAGGCGCTGGAGAAGGTGCAGATCGCCAATCTCACCTTTCGCGAGGAAGCGCCTCGCCCGAGACGGCAATAGCTAGGTCAATTCGCGCGGCTTGGGCGGGAGGAAGACGAGTTTCACCGCGAGATTGGTGCCGAAGCGCAATTGCACGTCGTCGCCCAGGAGCGATGATCCGCGATGCGGCAGGGGCTTGTCGCCGAGGTAGGTGCCATTGGACGATCCCAGGTCGCGCAGGACGATTCCGTCGGCGCATGGCTCGATCTCGGCATGATGGCGCGATATGCGCGGATCGGCCCAGAGTTGGCGCGCGAACGGGGAAAATTCCGGGTCCCGCCCGATTCTCAGCACGCGGTCGATCGGGGTACATGCACCCCACGGCCAGATCAGTACGGCGACCGCCTCGACGCTGCCCGGTCCGGTTCCTGCCGGCGCGAAGCTGCCCACGGCATATGCGCTCTGGCCGAGGGCCGCCGCCTCCGCAGCCGCCGCGATGGCGCTCAACCGCCCCGGCTCGAGTACGGTCGTGCGCACGTTCTCGTTGGGTCCCGTCACTTCGCCGCTTCGCGAGCCGGTCCAGGCGCAGGCGGGAGGCGCCAGCCCGCGCTCGCTCAACCGCGACTCGACGGCGGTGATGAGCCGTCCGACTTCCCGCTCGGCGGCGGCGAGCTTGGGCTTGAACTGGCGGAACATCCAGACTTCCGCCACCGGCCCATGCAGGGGAGCGCCGAGGAAGCGCCGGAAGCCGGCCTGTCCATGGCAAGCGTCATCGAGCTCGGCGCCGGAAAGCTGAAACCAGCGCTCGAGCAAGATCATCTTGAACAACGCAATCGAAACCGGCATCCCGAGCCGCGATTCGACCGCGCCGATCCAGGGCGCGAGCGAGCGCCAGTCGAGCAGCGGCATGGCCCGGTCCAGGAATTCTTCGGGTGCAGCGCCTTCGCTCACCTTGGTTACCCCCGGGCGTCCTGGTGATTCATCCATGATAGGCGTGTACGGCGGCCGCGCAGGCCCAACCGATGTACTAGGAATGCCGGAACCTGCGTCAGCAAGCGATATGCCCGTGGCCTTTTGCTGCTCGGGCAGCCCAATCAGACTGTACGCGTTGCCTGCGCGACCGAGCTTCGAATCCCCGTGGCTTTACGCGGCTCGGGCCGTCGAATGCCTTTGCAGCAATCCGGCAATACAGGCAAGCAATTCGTCCTCCGGGTACGGTTTACCGAAGAAGGCGTCTGCGCCCATTTCCGCCGCGCGCCGCTGGTGTTTCTCCGCCAGTCGCGAGCTCACGATGAGGATCGGTACGGCTGCCGTGCGCGGATCGCCGCGCAACTCGCGCACCAGCTCGAAGCCGTCCATGCGAGGCATTTCCAGATCGAGCACGACCAGTTCGGGAAGCGTGCGCTGGATTTGCTGGAGCGCGTCCTGGCCGTCTTTCGCGGTCGATACCTCGTAGCCCGCGCGCGCCAGCAGGCGGCCGGTCAGACGGCGCACGGTGAGGGAATCGTCGACCACCATGACATGCGCCGGGTCGCTCTGAAGCGCCGCGTCACGCGCAGCCGCGAGCCCGCTGTGGATGCGTGCCGATGGGCGTTCTGCGGCGCACCGCAGCGGGTCGATTACCAGCACCAGCTGGTTGTTGCCGAGCACGGTTGCGCCGCACAAGCCAGGCACCCGCGCGAGCTGTGGGCCCAGCCGCTTCAGCACCGCTTGCTGGTTGCGCACGATTTCGTCGACATGCAATGCCATGCATTGTTCGCCGTTGCGTAGCAGCAGCACCGCGTTGCGGCGGCCGGCCGTGGCCGCCTCGTCTTCCTGGCCGAGGAGCCGACGCAGCCGATGGATCGGGTAGGCGGCTGCGCTTCCTGCGACCATTCCATCCGCATAGGCCTGTGCCAGACTCGCCGCCGTCAGCTCCTCCACCGTTTCCACCAGGTCGGAAGGAATCGCATAGAGCGTCTTCGCGGCGCGCACCAGCAGCACCTCGGCCGTGGCGAGCGCGAGCGGCAGGCGGACACGAAACGTCGTGCCCGCCCCCGGCACCGATGCGACCTCGATGCTGCCGCCGAGCGCAGCGATTTCGGTGCGCGCCACATCGAGCCCGATTCCACGGCCCGAGCTCTCGGTGAGCCGTGGCGCGGTGGACAACCCGGGGGTGAAGATGAGCTCGAACAGCGTCGCGGCGGGAGACTCGTCCGTGCGCGCGAGCAGCCCCAGGCCCTGGGCGGCGCGGCGGATGCGCTCGCTATCCAGGCCGGCGCCGTCGTCGGCGAGCGTGAGCACGAGCTGGAACCCTTGCCTGTGCACAGCGAGATCGATGCGGCCGGTGCACGGCTTGCCAGCCGCGGCGCGCACCGGCGCGGGCTCGATGCCGTGCGC
This region includes:
- a CDS encoding FHA domain-containing protein, with amino-acid sequence MDESPGRPGVTKVSEGAAPEEFLDRAMPLLDWRSLAPWIGAVESRLGMPVSIALFKMILLERWFQLSGAELDDACHGQAGFRRFLGAPLHGPVAEVWMFRQFKPKLAAAEREVGRLITAVESRLSERGLAPPACAWTGSRSGEVTGPNENVRTTVLEPGRLSAIAAAAEAAALGQSAYAVGSFAPAGTGPGSVEAVAVLIWPWGACTPIDRVLRIGRDPEFSPFARQLWADPRISRHHAEIEPCADGIVLRDLGSSNGTYLGDKPLPHRGSSLLGDDVQLRFGTNLAVKLVFLPPKPRELT
- a CDS encoding enoyl-CoA hydratase (Catalyzes the reversible hydration of unsaturated fatty acyl-CoA to beta-hydroxyacyl-CoA) translates to CQLVAACDLAVAAADARFATSGINYGLFCATPGVALSRNIGRKQALEMLLTGEFIDAETALRWGLVNRVVAAAELDAAVDALAQTLLAKPPDALASGKRFFYRQIEQGMAQAYEEAAALITSQMLADEALEGVNAFMAKRKPDWSLE
- a CDS encoding helix-turn-helix domain-containing protein, with translation MKEYRPAKKRVSVSVGESVRIVRELQELSQNQLASLSGIPQTTISAIENGRVRLGVERAKALARALKCHPGVLVFPGWELPSEAAA
- a CDS encoding type II toxin-antitoxin system mRNA interferase toxin, RelE/StbE family; the encoded protein is MWQILEHRRVDKQLEAAPVEVLKRYEKWKDIAALSGPRGLRLIKGFHDEALSGQWQGYRSSRLGLQWRVIYWVNASEVLFQIASVIAHDYRRP
- a CDS encoding response regulator encodes the protein MDLTRSRTLVIDDHPGMLASLSRALEACGIRSPHAVRSAREAVARLRNMRYDIVLADFDLGLGPDGQQLLEYCRNEHLLAPTAVFMMVTAERAYDRVMSAAELAPDDYLVKPFTEETLRLRLVRALERKKKLAEIHELRASGQHEALLQACDRLIGTEPRFAFDLARIKGDALLALARHGEAQAVFEQVLHARAVPWARLGMARAAAGLGRYGEARSVLTELLADAPEYLAAYDELSQLHGRCDNEDDAKAVLQMALEVSPNAVHRHKSIGALALRAHDLETAEAAYSAVVRKSRHGFAPNPDDHLTLSRIYMDRAKYPQALDTLAEAKRTFPGSATVQASAYAVESLVHSRAENPRDARKALDEALAAANADGVELARDIALDLARACYLNKREAEGAALMRRLVSNNHDDSQLLDQVRRMYRDIDREEQGETLVERCVDDAVRINNEGVALAKSGDLDGAIELLEEAAGTMPDNAHIVMNAAHALVSHMQMHGLQADKRERVEAYMRRVHLRHPEHPKYLQVAELYRQLLQALQAAA